One genomic region from bacterium encodes:
- a CDS encoding CoA transferase → MDLLAPYRVLDLTDVRGQIAGMMLGDLGADVVRVEPTDGSDARRTGPLLEGGPESERSLSFAAYNRNKRSVVLALESPEGRARFLELVRGADFVLDSGPPSLLDDAGLDPATLREANPQLVQVRVTPFGTDGPAADWPAADLSIAALAGPMSLQGDRDRAPLRLSVPQAWRHAGAEAAVAAMIGHARARTTGRGVFVDVSAQSALTWTMLNGLTAAPIQGFDYERNAAMLQIGPKDLQLAHPAKDGHVVTLVQGKTFRILQSTLEAEGIVDAAFVLREDWKSYDYRIFRGGEFDVSLEELTETVDRYFASRTKREHFLPGLDLGLTIAPVMTLDDMLSFEQLEDRAYFHEVDLPGGGRVRAPGPFARSSRQPFEIRHRAPKLGEHTDEILRELDESPRERIPLRASDPEPTFPLEGLKVADFSWVGVGPISGKYLADHGANVIRIESTVKADNLRTAGPYKDDEDGWNRSQFFGEFNTSKRSLTVDMKHERSREITGRILEWADVILESFTPGAVDRLGIGYEAARAVNPSVVMVSTCLMGQTGRISRMAGYGYHAAAVAGFFDLTGWPDRAPVGPWNAYTDTVAPRFLTTTLLAALDHRRRTGEGQHIDLGQMEAALHFLAPEILARQATDLPIARNGNRSRDAAPQGVYPCAGRDEWVAIAVETDAQWSALRRVLDDPAWAQEPGLASVAGRLAAHDAIDEQLAAWTRERKPREAMSILLEAGVPAGHVQRSSDLQHDPQYAHRGFYRHFDHAEMGHIPYSGHQFRVSGYDNGPRFAAPLIGGESFEVLAEELGFSPEAVADLMASGVVT, encoded by the coding sequence GTGGACCTGCTCGCTCCCTACCGCGTCCTCGACCTGACCGACGTCCGCGGCCAGATCGCCGGCATGATGCTCGGCGACCTCGGCGCCGACGTCGTGCGCGTCGAGCCGACGGACGGAAGCGACGCGCGCCGGACCGGTCCGCTCCTCGAGGGGGGCCCCGAATCCGAGCGCAGCCTCTCGTTCGCGGCCTACAACCGGAACAAGCGATCGGTCGTCCTCGCGCTCGAGAGCCCTGAAGGCCGTGCGCGCTTTCTCGAGCTGGTCCGAGGCGCCGACTTCGTCCTCGATTCCGGCCCGCCGAGTCTCCTCGACGACGCCGGCCTCGATCCCGCGACGCTCCGGGAGGCGAACCCGCAGCTCGTCCAGGTTCGTGTGACGCCCTTCGGCACGGACGGGCCGGCCGCCGACTGGCCGGCCGCGGATCTCTCGATCGCGGCGCTGGCCGGGCCGATGTCGCTCCAGGGCGACAGGGACCGCGCGCCGCTCCGGCTGTCCGTGCCGCAGGCGTGGCGCCACGCCGGCGCCGAGGCCGCCGTCGCGGCGATGATCGGCCATGCCCGCGCGCGCACGACGGGCCGCGGCGTCTTCGTCGACGTGTCTGCACAGAGCGCACTCACCTGGACGATGCTCAACGGGCTGACGGCGGCGCCGATCCAGGGCTTCGACTACGAGCGGAACGCCGCGATGCTCCAGATCGGGCCGAAGGATCTCCAGCTCGCCCATCCCGCGAAGGACGGCCACGTCGTCACCCTCGTCCAGGGGAAGACCTTCCGGATCCTCCAGTCGACCCTCGAAGCCGAAGGGATCGTCGACGCCGCCTTCGTCCTGCGCGAGGACTGGAAGAGCTACGACTACCGGATCTTCCGCGGCGGCGAGTTCGACGTTTCGCTCGAGGAGCTGACCGAGACGGTCGACCGCTACTTCGCGAGCAGGACGAAGCGCGAGCACTTCCTCCCGGGCCTCGATCTCGGCCTCACGATCGCCCCGGTCATGACCCTCGACGACATGCTGAGCTTCGAGCAGCTCGAGGACCGCGCCTACTTCCACGAGGTCGATCTCCCGGGCGGCGGCCGCGTGCGCGCCCCCGGCCCTTTCGCCCGCTCGAGCCGCCAGCCCTTCGAGATCCGCCACCGCGCGCCGAAGCTCGGGGAACACACGGACGAGATCCTGCGCGAGCTCGACGAATCGCCCCGCGAGCGGATCCCGCTCCGAGCGAGCGACCCCGAGCCCACCTTCCCCCTCGAAGGTCTCAAGGTCGCGGACTTCTCCTGGGTCGGCGTCGGGCCGATCTCGGGCAAGTACCTCGCGGATCACGGCGCGAACGTGATCCGGATCGAGTCGACGGTGAAGGCCGACAACCTGCGCACGGCAGGTCCCTACAAGGACGACGAGGACGGCTGGAACCGCTCGCAGTTCTTCGGTGAGTTCAACACGTCGAAGCGCAGCCTGACCGTCGACATGAAGCACGAGCGCTCCCGCGAGATCACCGGGCGGATCCTCGAGTGGGCGGACGTGATCCTCGAGAGCTTCACGCCGGGCGCCGTCGACCGACTCGGGATCGGCTACGAGGCCGCGCGCGCAGTCAACCCGAGCGTCGTGATGGTCAGCACGTGCCTGATGGGGCAGACCGGGCGGATTTCGAGGATGGCCGGCTACGGCTACCACGCCGCCGCCGTCGCCGGCTTCTTCGACCTGACGGGCTGGCCGGACCGCGCACCGGTCGGACCGTGGAACGCCTATACCGACACGGTCGCCCCGCGGTTCCTCACGACGACGCTCCTCGCCGCCCTCGACCATCGCCGCCGGACCGGCGAAGGGCAGCACATCGACCTCGGCCAGATGGAGGCTGCCCTCCACTTCCTGGCCCCCGAGATCCTCGCACGTCAGGCGACGGACCTCCCGATCGCCCGCAACGGCAACCGTTCCCGGGACGCGGCACCCCAGGGCGTCTACCCCTGCGCGGGCCGGGACGAGTGGGTCGCGATCGCGGTCGAGACGGATGCGCAGTGGTCGGCGCTCCGCCGCGTGCTCGACGATCCGGCCTGGGCGCAGGAACCGGGTCTCGCGAGCGTCGCCGGCCGGCTGGCCGCCCACGACGCGATCGACGAGCAGCTCGCCGCCTGGACCCGCGAACGCAAGCCGCGGGAGGCGATGTCGATCCTGCTCGAAGCGGGCGTGCCGGCGGGCCACGTCCAGCGGAGCAGCGACCTCCAGCACGATCCGCAATACGCCCACCGCGGGTTCTACCGCCACTTCGACCACGCCGAGATGGGCCACATCCCCTATTCGGGCCACCAGTTCAGGGTGTCGGGCTACGACAACGGCCCGCGTTTCGCCGCCCCGCTGATCGGCGGCGAGAGCTTCGAGGTCCTCGCGGAAGAGCTCGGATTCAGCCCCGAGGCCGTCGCCGACCTGATGGCCAGCGGCGTCGTGACCTGA
- a CDS encoding nuclear transport factor 2 family protein, producing the protein MPLTTDDVIEIQMLYARYNTAIDTGDGATFGGLFVPDGVFNPGHTLCEGRDAIAEFGAKTHEMMPLMRHNATNIVIDGEGDAATGSAFLIGYLAGADHKVITTGRYQDKLTKTADGWRFTERIYTADA; encoded by the coding sequence ATGCCCCTCACGACCGACGACGTGATCGAGATCCAGATGCTCTACGCCCGCTACAACACGGCGATCGACACCGGCGACGGCGCCACCTTCGGCGGCCTCTTCGTCCCGGACGGCGTGTTCAACCCCGGACACACCCTCTGCGAAGGGCGCGACGCGATCGCCGAGTTCGGCGCCAAGACCCACGAGATGATGCCGCTCATGCGTCACAACGCGACCAACATCGTGATCGACGGCGAAGGCGACGCCGCCACCGGCTCCGCCTTCCTGATCGGCTACCTCGCGGGCGCCGACCACAAGGTGATCACCACCGGCCGCTACCAGGACAAGCTCACGAAGACCGCCGACGGCTGGCGCTTCACCGAGCGCATCTACACCGCCGACGCCTGA
- the purE gene encoding 5-(carboxyamino)imidazole ribonucleotide mutase: MADETTEAEDVLVGIVMGSTSDWPTMKNAADVLEALEIPHETRVVSAHRTPDLLFQYAENAADRGLRVIIAGAGGAAHLPGMLAAKTWVPVLGVPVQSKALSGMDSLLSIAQMPGGIPVGTLAIGNSGAKNAGLLAAAMIATTDEGARKRLEEWRARQTADVLATPDPSVDERL, from the coding sequence ATGGCCGACGAAACGACGGAAGCCGAGGACGTCCTGGTCGGGATCGTCATGGGCTCGACCTCCGACTGGCCGACGATGAAGAACGCGGCCGACGTCCTCGAGGCCCTCGAGATTCCCCACGAGACCCGGGTGGTCTCGGCCCATCGGACGCCGGATCTCCTCTTTCAATATGCGGAGAACGCCGCCGACCGTGGGCTGCGCGTGATCATCGCCGGCGCCGGTGGTGCGGCCCACCTGCCCGGGATGCTGGCGGCCAAGACCTGGGTGCCCGTGCTCGGCGTGCCGGTCCAGAGCAAGGCCCTCTCCGGGATGGATTCGCTCCTCTCGATCGCCCAGATGCCGGGTGGCATCCCGGTCGGGACGCTCGCGATCGGAAACTCCGGCGCGAAGAACGCCGGGCTGCTCGCGGCCGCGATGATCGCGACGACCGACGAGGGGGCGCGCAAGCGGCTCGAGGAATGGCGGGCGCGGCAGACGGCGGACGTGCTCGCGACGCCGGATCCGAGCGTCGACGAGCGGCTCTAG
- a CDS encoding 5-(carboxyamino)imidazole ribonucleotide synthase, with amino-acid sequence MKVGILGGGQLGQMLAQAAQPLGVETVVLDPAKDAVAGRVTTLLTADWVDPTALQELAATDVVTYEFENVPAEAVEKLVADVPVHPAPEALVKSGDRIVEKNLFHAIGIETAPFAPVDSREDLDRAVEAIGLPAILKTRRFGYDGKGQVVLREPADVETAIDAIAGQPAILEGFVPFDREVSVLAARGRDGELKYWPATENVHVGGILHISRAPAPEVSEALLAEAVRGLEAIMAHLDYVGVLVVEFFQVGDRLIANEMACRVHNSGHWTIEGAETSQFENQIRAVAGLPLGETRAEGFSAMINLIGEVPPLGALAGRDDVFLHVYGKAPRDGRKLGHVTVVAESRAALEAKIDEVLAVVGDRSKSA; translated from the coding sequence ATGAAGGTCGGGATCCTCGGCGGCGGGCAGCTCGGGCAGATGCTCGCCCAGGCGGCGCAGCCCCTCGGCGTCGAGACCGTCGTCCTGGATCCGGCGAAGGACGCGGTCGCCGGCCGGGTCACGACCCTGCTGACCGCGGACTGGGTCGACCCGACGGCCCTCCAGGAACTCGCCGCGACCGACGTCGTGACCTACGAGTTCGAGAACGTTCCGGCGGAGGCGGTCGAGAAGCTGGTCGCCGACGTGCCGGTCCATCCGGCGCCGGAGGCCCTCGTGAAGAGCGGCGACCGGATCGTCGAGAAGAATCTCTTTCACGCGATCGGGATCGAGACGGCTCCCTTCGCCCCGGTGGACTCGCGGGAAGACCTGGACCGCGCGGTCGAGGCGATCGGACTACCGGCGATCCTCAAGACCCGCCGCTTCGGCTACGACGGCAAGGGGCAGGTCGTGCTCCGCGAGCCGGCGGACGTCGAGACGGCCATCGACGCCATCGCGGGCCAGCCCGCGATCCTCGAGGGTTTCGTGCCCTTCGATCGCGAAGTCTCGGTCCTCGCCGCCCGCGGACGCGACGGTGAGCTCAAGTACTGGCCCGCGACCGAGAACGTGCACGTCGGTGGGATCCTCCACATCTCTCGCGCGCCGGCGCCCGAGGTCTCCGAGGCGTTGCTCGCCGAGGCCGTACGGGGTCTCGAGGCGATCATGGCCCACCTCGACTACGTGGGTGTCCTGGTCGTCGAGTTCTTCCAGGTCGGCGACCGCCTGATCGCGAACGAGATGGCCTGCCGCGTCCACAACTCCGGCCACTGGACGATCGAAGGTGCGGAGACCAGCCAGTTCGAGAACCAGATCCGCGCGGTCGCGGGACTGCCCCTGGGTGAGACCCGCGCGGAAGGCTTCTCGGCGATGATCAACCTGATCGGGGAGGTGCCGCCTCTCGGTGCGCTGGCAGGTCGGGACGACGTGTTCCTCCACGTCTACGGCAAGGCGCCTCGCGACGGGCGGAAGCTCGGGCACGTGACCGTCGTGGCCGAGTCCCGAGCGGCCCTCGAAGCGAAGATCGACGAAGTCCTCGCGGTCGTCGGGGATCGATCGAAGTCGGCCTAG
- a CDS encoding sulfotransferase, with amino-acid sequence MFYFDWACWGRMLRYAWNESDPRRSRKLFSLLLLRVPLIAGLNAICFALDPLFFPGLRKTRIEEPVFVIGHGRSGTTHLHDLLYRDERFSCFLMYELFWPALLPKVLIRWSARFDEERLGGFFARRARARSDARYSKTRDAHHQAADYPEEDDGILTYSCSSGSWALRVPDLSVVSFHYVDEMPERKRRRLMRFYRECIRRQLYLNGPGKTHLSKNPTFTGRVESLIEFFPDAKFIVPYRNPLETMPSLLKLMRGFWEIRGVPEERIEAGFARLIEQSLHSYTYPAAVLARHPEIPATEIDYRELIARPRDVVERVYRDFGYTIDPSFRRTLDEAQAHAGTHETKHRYSLQEFGLDEDEIRDELAPLFARFDWPSVDATGR; translated from the coding sequence GTGTTCTACTTCGACTGGGCCTGCTGGGGCCGCATGCTGCGGTACGCGTGGAACGAGAGCGACCCGCGCCGATCGAGGAAGCTCTTCTCGCTGCTCCTGCTGCGGGTGCCGCTGATCGCCGGCCTGAATGCGATCTGCTTCGCCCTCGACCCCCTCTTCTTCCCGGGACTCCGGAAGACCAGGATCGAGGAGCCCGTCTTCGTGATCGGCCACGGCCGGAGCGGAACGACCCACCTGCACGACCTGCTCTACCGGGACGAGCGTTTTTCGTGCTTCCTCATGTACGAGCTCTTCTGGCCGGCGCTCCTGCCCAAGGTGCTGATCCGCTGGAGCGCGCGTTTCGACGAGGAACGCCTCGGCGGGTTCTTCGCGCGCCGCGCCCGGGCCCGGAGTGACGCGCGCTACTCGAAGACCCGCGATGCCCACCACCAGGCGGCGGACTACCCGGAAGAGGACGACGGGATCCTGACCTACTCCTGCTCGTCGGGCTCCTGGGCGCTGCGCGTGCCCGACCTCTCGGTCGTGAGCTTCCACTACGTCGACGAGATGCCGGAGCGGAAGCGTCGACGCCTGATGCGCTTCTATCGCGAGTGCATCCGGCGCCAGCTCTATCTGAACGGACCGGGCAAGACGCACCTCTCGAAGAACCCGACCTTCACCGGCCGCGTCGAGTCGCTGATCGAGTTCTTCCCCGACGCGAAGTTCATCGTGCCCTACCGCAACCCCCTGGAGACGATGCCGAGCCTGCTGAAGCTGATGCGCGGCTTCTGGGAGATCCGGGGCGTCCCCGAAGAGCGCATCGAGGCCGGCTTCGCGCGGCTGATCGAGCAGTCGCTCCACAGCTACACCTATCCCGCCGCGGTGCTCGCGCGCCATCCGGAGATCCCCGCGACCGAGATCGACTACCGGGAGCTGATCGCGCGACCGAGGGACGTCGTCGAACGCGTGTATCGCGACTTCGGATACACGATCGACCCGTCCTTCCGGCGCACCCTCGACGAAGCGCAGGCGCATGCGGGCACCCACGAAACGAAGCACCGCTACTCGCTCCAGGAGTTCGGTCTCGACGAAGACGAGATCCGCGACGAGCTCGCGCCCCTCTTCGCCCGCTTCGACTGGCCCTCGGTCGACGCGACCGGACGCTAG
- a CDS encoding DUF3237 domain-containing protein: MQLEHLFQMKATVGAPVEIGPMPNGTRRIFAVTGGTFEGERLRGTVLPPGGEWLLDAGEGFGQVDVRLMLRTEDEVPIYMRYSGIMDFNEVVGGKLAAGKSTEYGDNRFLTHVRFECADERYAWLSTTVAVGEGRMHPDCVEYGVYELVNG; the protein is encoded by the coding sequence GTGCAGCTCGAACACCTCTTCCAGATGAAGGCCACCGTCGGCGCGCCGGTCGAGATCGGACCGATGCCGAACGGGACGCGACGGATCTTCGCCGTGACCGGAGGGACCTTCGAAGGCGAGCGCCTCCGCGGCACCGTCCTCCCCCCCGGCGGCGAGTGGTTGCTCGACGCGGGAGAAGGCTTCGGACAGGTCGACGTCCGGCTGATGCTGCGAACGGAGGACGAGGTCCCGATCTACATGCGCTACTCGGGGATCATGGACTTCAACGAGGTCGTGGGTGGCAAGCTCGCCGCAGGGAAGTCGACGGAGTACGGGGACAATCGTTTCCTCACCCACGTCCGCTTCGAGTGCGCAGACGAGCGCTACGCATGGCTTTCGACGACCGTCGCCGTCGGCGAGGGGCGCATGCATCCGGACTGCGTCGAGTACGGCGTCTACGAGCTCGTGAACGGCTGA
- a CDS encoding alpha/beta hydrolase translates to MRFTDFDHHMAFVNGQQIHYVRAGAGPAVVLLHGWPQTWYMWRKIIPALAEHYTVLAPDLRGFGQSSKPLDGYDKRTVAVDIWELVESLGFEDVALVGHDMGGPTAYAYACAHPAAVRRLTILDVAVTIDEAEQAEYYKRLFHLSFNAEPDIAIQLVTGREREFLTHFYRRCYNPGAFSLEDIDEYVAAFSAPGAMRGSMAHYGALPLDLKHNQENAKTKLEMPVLALGGAMSFGAGVKKSLEAVANDVRGGVIEGCAHWVAEEQPERLLETLLPFLDEDR, encoded by the coding sequence ATGCGCTTCACCGACTTCGACCACCACATGGCCTTCGTGAACGGACAGCAGATCCACTACGTCCGCGCGGGCGCGGGGCCCGCCGTCGTCCTCCTGCATGGCTGGCCGCAGACCTGGTACATGTGGCGCAAGATCATCCCGGCGCTCGCGGAGCACTACACCGTCCTCGCGCCGGACCTGCGCGGGTTCGGACAGTCCTCGAAGCCGCTGGACGGCTACGACAAGCGGACGGTCGCGGTCGACATCTGGGAGCTGGTCGAGTCGCTCGGGTTCGAGGACGTGGCGCTCGTCGGTCACGACATGGGTGGGCCGACGGCCTACGCGTACGCCTGTGCCCACCCGGCGGCGGTCCGTCGCCTGACGATCCTCGACGTCGCCGTCACGATCGACGAGGCGGAGCAGGCCGAGTACTACAAGCGACTCTTCCATCTCTCGTTCAACGCCGAGCCGGACATCGCGATCCAGCTCGTGACCGGGCGCGAGCGCGAGTTCCTCACCCACTTCTATCGACGTTGCTACAACCCCGGCGCCTTCAGTCTCGAGGACATCGACGAGTACGTCGCGGCGTTCTCCGCGCCGGGGGCGATGCGTGGGAGCATGGCGCACTACGGGGCGCTGCCCCTCGACCTGAAGCACAACCAGGAGAACGCGAAGACGAAGCTCGAGATGCCGGTGCTCGCGCTCGGCGGCGCGATGAGCTTCGGGGCCGGGGTGAAGAAGAGCCTCGAAGCCGTGGCCAACGACGTGCGTGGGGGCGTGATCGAGGGGTGCGCGCACTGGGTCGCGGAAGAACAACCGGAACGCCTGCTCGAGACGTTGCTGCCTTTCCTCGACGAGGACCGCTGA
- a CDS encoding peroxiredoxin, which translates to MLAVGSDAPDFSAQDQDGNTVSLSSLAGKWVAMWWYPKASTPGUTRQGHGFREQKDAYEGANAVVIGVSFDSVADQKTFAESEGFPYPLLSDPDKAMGAAYDACRQEGEKYFEAGIPRRISYLISPDGKVAKAYDVENDGLDLDGHAAAVLADIRAGS; encoded by the coding sequence ATGCTTGCAGTCGGGAGCGATGCGCCCGACTTCTCGGCGCAGGACCAGGACGGGAACACCGTCTCGCTGTCCTCGCTGGCCGGGAAGTGGGTCGCCATGTGGTGGTATCCGAAGGCCTCGACGCCGGGTTGAACGCGTCAGGGCCACGGGTTCCGTGAGCAGAAGGACGCGTATGAAGGAGCGAACGCCGTCGTGATCGGCGTCTCCTTCGATTCGGTGGCGGACCAGAAGACGTTCGCCGAGAGCGAGGGCTTCCCCTATCCGCTCCTGTCCGATCCGGACAAGGCGATGGGAGCGGCCTACGATGCTTGTCGCCAGGAGGGCGAGAAGTACTTCGAGGCCGGGATTCCGAGGCGGATCAGCTACCTGATCAGCCCGGACGGCAAGGTCGCGAAGGCCTACGACGTCGAGAACGATGGACTCGACCTCGATGGTCACGCTGCGGCGGTCCTCGCCGACATCCGGGCGGGGAGCTGA
- a CDS encoding OB-fold domain-containing protein produces the protein MSDSFVLPEGLPKPIADDLDGPYWAAAARGELVAQRCSACGTWQWTAEYICHQCHSFDLGFEPIPGEARIFSWQRPHHPVHPVLVEACPYVVVLVEFADADGIRMVGNLVDPPEGDIPIGAKVEPVFEHHEGEPAYTLVQWRLA, from the coding sequence GTGAGCGACTCTTTCGTCCTTCCGGAAGGGCTCCCGAAGCCGATCGCCGACGACCTCGACGGTCCCTACTGGGCAGCAGCCGCGCGCGGCGAGCTCGTCGCCCAACGCTGCAGCGCGTGTGGTACCTGGCAGTGGACGGCGGAATACATCTGCCACCAGTGTCACTCCTTCGACCTCGGCTTCGAGCCGATCCCGGGCGAGGCGCGCATCTTCAGCTGGCAGCGCCCTCATCATCCGGTCCACCCGGTCCTCGTCGAAGCATGTCCCTACGTCGTCGTGCTCGTCGAGTTCGCGGACGCCGACGGAATCCGCATGGTCGGCAATCTCGTCGACCCGCCCGAAGGCGACATCCCGATCGGCGCGAAGGTCGAGCCCGTCTTCGAGCACCACGAGGGCGAGCCCGCCTACACGCTGGTGCAGTGGCGCCTCGCCTGA
- a CDS encoding acetyl-CoA acetyltransferase — protein MPSKRTMRGQVAVAGIGETTYYKHGQSPDAQFKLTLEAILAAAEDAGIDPREIDGIASYADDKNPADRVAAALGMKSLRFANMVWGGGGGGGSGAIGNAAMAIHAGVADCVVVYRGLAQGQGARFGSGAHYPTAITGSYATSIPYGVMSPAQMFAMRTTRLMHEHGISRSTLRAVSMASYHHAQNNPRAVMRGRPLDEEGYDNSRWITEPFRLFDCCLENDGAAALILVPADRAKDLKQKPVYLLGAAQGAEYRAGAGGHNNPDYATSSFKTVAPDLFSMAELGPGDVDVVQSYENFTGGVVMSLIEHGFCTYENANEVIAFENLIAPKGKLPLNTSGGNLAECYMHGLELNIEAVRQIRGTSPNPVEGADVAFVNSGPMVVPATNSIFGSEATL, from the coding sequence ATGCCTTCGAAGCGAACGATGCGCGGCCAGGTCGCGGTCGCCGGGATCGGCGAGACGACCTACTACAAGCACGGGCAGTCGCCGGACGCGCAGTTCAAGCTGACGCTCGAGGCGATCCTCGCCGCCGCGGAAGACGCCGGGATCGACCCGCGCGAGATCGACGGGATCGCTTCGTACGCCGACGACAAGAATCCGGCCGACCGCGTCGCAGCGGCCCTCGGCATGAAGTCGCTCCGCTTCGCGAACATGGTCTGGGGAGGCGGGGGCGGCGGCGGCTCCGGCGCGATCGGCAATGCCGCGATGGCGATCCACGCCGGCGTGGCGGATTGCGTCGTCGTCTACCGAGGACTCGCGCAGGGGCAAGGCGCGCGCTTCGGATCGGGCGCACACTACCCGACGGCGATCACCGGCTCCTATGCGACGTCCATCCCGTACGGCGTGATGTCGCCGGCGCAGATGTTCGCGATGCGGACCACGCGGCTGATGCACGAGCACGGGATCTCGCGCAGCACCTTGCGCGCGGTCTCGATGGCCTCGTACCACCACGCCCAGAACAACCCTCGCGCCGTGATGCGCGGGCGCCCCCTCGACGAGGAGGGCTACGACAACTCGCGCTGGATCACCGAGCCCTTCCGCCTCTTCGACTGTTGTCTCGAGAACGACGGCGCCGCCGCGTTGATACTCGTCCCCGCCGATCGCGCGAAGGACCTCAAGCAGAAGCCGGTCTACCTGCTCGGCGCGGCGCAGGGCGCGGAGTACCGCGCGGGCGCCGGTGGACACAACAACCCCGACTATGCGACGTCGAGCTTCAAGACGGTCGCCCCCGACCTCTTCTCGATGGCCGAGCTCGGACCGGGGGACGTCGACGTGGTCCAGAGCTACGAGAACTTCACGGGCGGCGTCGTGATGAGCCTGATCGAGCACGGCTTCTGCACCTACGAGAACGCCAACGAAGTGATCGCCTTCGAGAACCTGATCGCGCCCAAGGGCAAGCTGCCGCTCAACACGAGCGGCGGCAACCTCGCCGAGTGCTACATGCACGGCCTCGAGCTGAACATCGAAGCCGTCCGGCAGATTCGCGGCACGTCGCCCAATCCCGTGGAAGGGGCGGACGTCGCCTTCGTGAACTCGGGCCCGATGGTCGTGCCCGCCACCAACTCGATCTTCGGCTCGGAGGCCACGCTGTGA
- a CDS encoding thrombospondin type 3 repeat-containing protein: MPIRPLLAFLVFLVASPAFAGSVSDQDSDLVPDAYDNCLTTANGPNEASNQLDCDPDGFGDACDADYNNDGGTTTADFGIFFECFTGTFVSVTPEVCACVDPDANGATTTADFGVFFFYFQTGDAPGPSGLACAGTTPCLP, encoded by the coding sequence ATGCCGATACGACCCCTCCTCGCTTTCCTCGTCTTCCTCGTCGCGTCGCCCGCGTTCGCGGGAAGCGTCAGCGACCAGGACTCCGACCTCGTCCCCGACGCGTACGACAACTGCCTGACGACCGCGAACGGGCCCAACGAAGCGTCGAACCAGCTCGACTGCGATCCGGACGGCTTCGGGGACGCCTGCGACGCGGACTACAACAACGACGGCGGGACCACGACCGCCGACTTCGGCATCTTCTTCGAGTGTTTCACGGGCACGTTCGTGAGCGTCACGCCGGAGGTCTGCGCCTGCGTCGATCCGGATGCGAACGGCGCGACCACGACCGCCGACTTCGGTGTCTTCTTCTTCTATTTCCAGACGGGCGACGCCCCCGGCCCCTCCGGTCTCGCCTGCGCGGGCACGACCCCCTGCCTTCCCTAG